From Verrucomicrobia bacterium CG1_02_43_26, one genomic window encodes:
- a CDS encoding phosphoribosylformylglycinamidine synthase I — MNVCIVQFPGSNCDQDMFHAVKDVLGIPVRMVWHKEKSFGGECDAVILPGGFSFGDYLRPGAIACVSPIMNALADFAKQGGRILGICNGFQILCEMGLLPGALVRNNCQEFRCHTQGLAVQNSTPSFNVEKLGEHIELPIAHGDGNYRIPGKLLDELEAHKQVLFRYSGERGNPNGSLNQIAGIRNRAGNIFGMMPHPERAVEPIHPSTHGISVLKAFLNSKMM, encoded by the coding sequence ATGAACGTTTGTATAGTACAATTTCCGGGATCAAACTGTGATCAAGACATGTTCCATGCAGTTAAAGATGTCTTGGGTATTCCGGTTCGCATGGTATGGCATAAGGAGAAGAGCTTTGGAGGGGAATGTGATGCGGTTATTTTGCCCGGCGGCTTTTCCTTTGGGGATTACCTACGCCCGGGTGCGATTGCCTGTGTTTCCCCGATTATGAACGCATTGGCTGATTTTGCCAAACAAGGCGGCCGCATTTTGGGTATTTGTAACGGTTTTCAGATTTTGTGTGAAATGGGGCTGCTTCCTGGCGCGCTTGTGCGTAATAATTGCCAAGAGTTTCGTTGCCATACGCAGGGGCTAGCGGTACAGAATTCTACCCCTTCTTTTAATGTAGAGAAATTGGGCGAGCATATAGAGCTTCCCATTGCCCATGGTGACGGTAATTACCGCATACCAGGGAAGTTACTCGATGAGCTCGAGGCCCATAAGCAAGTCCTTTTCCGCTACTCAGGAGAACGAGGTAACCCCAATGGATCCTTAAACCAGATAGCTGGCATTCGAAACAGAGCCGGTAATATTTTTGGCATGATGCCGCACCCAGAAAGAGCTGTGGAGCCTATACACCCCTCCACTCATGGCATTTCCGTCTTAAAGGCATTCCTCAACTCCAAAATGATGTAA
- a CDS encoding phosphoribosylformylglycinamidine synthase, purS protein, translated as MKVTVYITPKKNLLDPQGNAVKHAMESLGYYTKGDVRIGKVIEFDMHDFDEDALQSPREFLQELDKICRDFLCNSVIEDYRFEVGSGE; from the coding sequence GTGAAAGTTACTGTCTATATTACACCGAAAAAGAATTTACTGGACCCGCAGGGTAACGCTGTGAAGCACGCTATGGAATCTTTGGGCTATTATACAAAAGGTGATGTCCGTATCGGGAAGGTCATTGAGTTTGATATGCATGATTTCGATGAGGATGCGCTTCAGAGCCCACGCGAGTTTTTGCAGGAATTAGATAAAATTTGTCGCGATTTCTTGTGCAACTCCGTCATCGAAGATTACCGATTCGAAGTGGGCTCTGGAGAATAA